In the Candidatus Bathyarchaeia archaeon genome, TAGTGCTCAGCTTCAACCGAGACAAAGACTGCATTAAAAACTGTGAAGCCCCCGAAGTATTCACCCAAGAACAGCTCAGTAAGAGCTGCCCAGTAGGCCGCATTCGTCCCTGTACAATGGACCAACTGATGCGTTATGCCTGTCCAGAAGGGGTTATCCTGTTTAGCCACAGCATGATGCCAGGTTTGGGTGCATTTAAGGGTGAAGAAATTCTTGAGTTCTTCGAGTGGGCAAAAAACAAGCAAAAGTTTGTTGTTGGAACTTCATGTAATTGTCACGGCGTTTTCTGGGGATTCAAAAGAAGCGAAGAATGAAGCTGGAAAATTAGTTTGCCGCTGGGGCTAGGGTGGACCAGACCGTAGCCCCAACGGGTCTTGCTGACAGACGGCTTTCTACGATGGGCACGTTTGGAAGCCAAACCGTGACCTCAACGGAAACAGAGAGACCGACTGAGTCTCTGTACACGATTTGACTTATGGATGGATAATCCATCCAAGTATTTAAAACCTCCTTTAACTCAAGTTAAATTCAGGTTGAACACACTCGAAACGAAAAACACACCCTCAACAGGACGAGCACGCCCAATAACGGGCTAACGCCACCAGTGCATCTTCAAAAAGATGCTTATCAGGCACCACATCAACTTTAATTCCTAACTCAAGCAAAGTCTTTGCGGTCACGGGACCAATAGCAACCACAACAGCTTCACGATTTAACAGTTCAACAAAGTATAGCACCGATGCCCCCGCATTCACCATATCCAACAGGTTCCTAACACACATTGAACTGCCAAAGACAATGGCGTCAACACGCCTTGCCGACAAATCAGCCAAAAACCGCACCGCCAAGCCATCGTCACCTGGAAGAGCAGACTCGTACACGTAAACCTCCTCCACAAACGCCCCAAGCATAACCAGTGCCTCATTTAAAGCTGGGCTTGCTGCAGAAGTGCGAGGAATACACACACGTTTACCCTTAACGCCGCGAAGCTTAAGAAGCTCCAAAACGCCCTCTGAAGTATAAGTTGAAGGAACAGCGTCAACCCTAATTCCGTTGGCTTGAAGTTCCTGCGCAGTCCGTGGACCAACCGCAACAACCCAACACTCACTAAGCCCAGCTTTCAGCCCGGTTAGCTTTTTCATACGCTGTGCAGCATCCCGAATGTGGGTTACACCGTTGACGCTCATGAAAATGACATAGTCAAATTTGCGCTCCGTTAGAGCATCAATAACGTTTTTTGTGGGGACATCGTTGTTGGGGGTCCTAATTTCTATTGTAGGCAGAAAGTAGGGTACGCCACCCATTTCCCGTATAATTGTGGCTTCTTTTTCTGCCTGCCCACGTGGTCGAGTTATGGCTATGGTTTTTCCTTTTAGGGTTAGGTGGGGTTGAACCATGAAAGTTTCCTGCCTAAATTAACTACTTTGCCAACAACGATAACTGCTGGGGGCTGCACTTTTTGCGTTTGCGCCTCTTTTGCAATTGATTCAAGGGTACCCAAAACGGTTCGCTGGCGTTTAGAAGTTCCCCGCTCAATGATAGCTACAGGTGTGGATGAATCTAAGCCGCCCTCCAGCAGCGTCTGGGTTGTGGATGGTAAGGATTCGATGCCCATGAGAATCACAATCGTATCAACCGCCCCTGCCAGCTGACTCCAGTTAACAACTCTCGCATCTTCGCCCGCTTGATGCCCTGTAACGATGGCAACCGAAGAAGCAAAATCCCGATGCGTAAGCGGAATCCCAGCGTACATAGGCGCAACAACAGCCGAAGAAACACCAGGAACCACCTCAAAAACGACATGGTTTTCTGCCAAAGCTTCCGCTTCCTCGCCGCCCCTGCCAAAAATAAAAGGGTCCCCACCCTTCAACCGAACAACGTTCCGCCCAGCCAGCGCCTTCTCAACCAGCAAAGCAGTGATTTTTTCCTGCGGCACCACATGATTACCTGCCTCTTTACCGACATAGATTTTTTCTGCGCTATCGGGGATGAGGCTGATGATTTCTTCGCTGACCAGTCGGTCATAAATGACGACTTCGGCAGTTTGTAACAGTTCAGCGGCCTTAAGCGTCAAAAGTTTTGGGTCGCCTGACCCAGCGCCGACCAAGAAAACTTTACCAATCACCATATTTTTCTCTCCATTGCAACTCAATCTTTTTGGCACCCTGCTTTTCGAGGCTTGCCGCCACGGTTTTGCCCAATTGTTCGGCTTCATTGATTTTTCCTGAGGCAAACGCTTCAATTTTGCTTTGCCCATCCAAAGTGAACATGACACCGCGAAGCGACAGCCCAGTTTCGCTTGCTACGCCAACGGCGCCTATGGGAACGCGGCAGCCTCCGCCAAGCTGCAGCATGAGGGTGCGTTCAGCGGTTACTTCCGCCCGTGTCTGCCAGTGCTCAACAGTCTGCAGAAACTTTATGGTTGGGGAGTCATCTCTTCGGGCGACTACGGCTAAAGCGCCCTGCCCTGGAGCCGACGGAAACAGACTCAACGGAAACCGCTCAGAAATCCTGACTGCCAGCCCCATCCGTTGAAGCCCCGCCTCTGCCACGATAACGCCGTCAACTTCGCCACTTTCAACTTTACGTATGCGGGTGTCAACATTGCCTCGGATGGGTTGAACTTCAAGGTCGGGGCGTAAAAGTTTGACTTGAGCAAGTCTTCGGAGGCTTCCTGTGCCAATAACTGCACCTCTTTTGAGCTCGTTGAAGTGAAGGCGGTCTTTGGATATGAGCACATCACATGGTGAAGCCCGCTTGGGTACTGCTGCAACAACTGTGCCGGCTGCCTCCACCGTGGGGACATCTTTAAGGCTGGAAACAGCAAAGTCAACCTCTCCGTCAATAAGTGCTTGGTCGATTTCTTTTTCGAAAATGCCTCGGCTGTCTATGGTGAAGAGGGGTTTAGCGTTTTCTGTGTCACCCAACGTTTTAATTATTTTTAGGTCAAACTCCACATCTGGATGAGCCCGTTTGAGTTCTTCTAGGAACTGCTCAGTTTGCATCTTTGAGAGTTTGCTGCCTCGGGTGCCAACGGTAAACTTCATTTTAGTTGCTCCCATCGGTTTTTGATGCTGCATGCAATGCTTTGTCAAATGCGGCGATTGTGGAGTTTAAGTCGTCTGGAGTGTGAGCTGTGGAAAGGAAACAGGTTTCAAATTGGGCAGGCGGAATAAACACGCCTTGCCGTAGTAGTTCACAGAAGTACGCGTGGAATTTTTGGACGTTTGAGGATTTTGCGGTTGTCATGTCGTAGACGGGTTGGGCGGTGAAGAATATCTGAAACATTGATGCAAGGTTGTAGACCTGCGCGTCTGTGTGGTAGTTAGCCGCTGAATCTACAAGGGCGCTTTTTAATTCAGAGCAGCCTTTTTCCAGCGCAGGATATACCTCTTGGTGGTTATGCTTCAGGAGAGACAGAAGGGCGGTTCCTGCAGAAACTGAAATGGGGTTGCCGCTAAAAGTTCCGGCTTGGTAAACTTGTCCTGCAGGAGAAATGTTCTGCATGATTTCTTTTTTGCCCCCAAAAGCAGCAAGTGGAAAGCCGCCGCCAAGCACTTTTCCAAGGGTTGTCAGGTCCGGTTTTATGTTAAAGTATTCTTGGGCGCCTCCAAGTGCGAGCCTAAAGCCGGTAATGATTTCGTCAAAAATCAAAACTGCCCCATTTTCCCGAGTTATTTTTCTTAGGTAAGTTAAGTAGTCTCGGTTGGGCAGAATCAACCCTGCGTTGCCCATGACTGGCTCAGTGATGACTGCAGCTATTTGGTCGCCTTCCCGCCTAAATACCTCTTCCAATGCCTCGCAGCTGTTGTAGGGTAAAACGAGGGTGTTTTGGGTGGTTTCCTCTGGGACGCCAAGTGAAGTGGGAACCCCAAGAGTTGCCGCTCCTGAACCTGCTTTCACAAGAACGTTGTCATGGGAGCCGTGGAAGCAGCCTTCAAACTTGACAATTTTCTTTCTTTGGGTGAAGCCGCGGGCTGCTCTGATTGCGTGCATGGTTGCTTCGGTTCCTGTGTTAACAAGCCGCAACATCTCCAAACTTGGATAAAGGGTTTGAAGCTGTTCTGCAAAGGCAATTTCCTGCTCAGTTGGGACGCCGTAAATTGTTCCCTTCAGCAACTGCTCTTTAACTGCGTTTGCAATTTCGGGGTTTGCGTGTCCAAGTAACAAGGCGCCATAGGACATGCAGTAGTCTAAGTAGGGTTCCGCGTCTGCGCCGTAAAGTCGTGAACCTTGGGCGTGAGTGACAAAGAACGGGTTTGGCTGGAAGGCACGAACCGGGCTGTTTACGCCTCCCGAGAGAACTTTTTTGGCACGCTCAAACAGAGCCGCAGATTTGTTTTGCCTAACTATCGCTGCTGATTCAACCATGTCTTCACATCCTTAGCAAAATAGGTTATTATGAGGTCAGCGCCAGCCCGTTTGAGTCCAGTTAGAACTTCAAGAGCCGCTGCTTTTTCGTCTATCCAACCGTTTTGTGCTGCAGCTTTAATCATTGCGTATTCGCCGCTCACGTTGTAGGCCGCAACAGGCACGTGGAATCTGGATTTGACTAGGCTAACTATGTCCATGTAGGCGAGGGCAGGCTTTACCATGATTATGTCGGCGCCTTCGTCGATGTCCAGTTCTGCTTCCCGCAAAGCCTCGCTTGGGTTGCCATAGCTCATTTGGTAGCTTTTTCGGTCGCCAAACTTGGGTGTGGAGTCGGCTGCTTCGCGGAAGGGTCCATAGAAGCTGGAGGAGTATTTTACGGCGTAGGACATTATGGCGGTTTGGTCAAACCCTGCATCGTCTAAGCCTTCGCGTATTGCTTGCACTTGTCCATCCATCATGGCGGAAGGCGCCACCATGTCAGCGCCCGCTTGGGCTTGGCTGACGGCAGTTTTCTGCAGAAGCGTCAATGTTTGGTCGTTTTCCACGTCGCCATCTTTGATTACTCCGCAGTGTCCGTGGCGGGTGTATTCGCAGAGGCAAACATCCGTAATTACGACCAACTCGTCTCCGAACGCGTTTTTGAGCCTGCGGGTTGCCTGCTGAACAATGCCGTCGTCTGCAAAAGCTCCTGAACCTGTCGCATCTTTTTTCGCGGGCACACCAAAAAGCATAACCGCGCTCACGTCCTGTTCCGTTGCTTGTCTAACGTCCTCAACCACTTGGTCAAGGGGTAGTCTAAAGCAGCCAGGCATCGCTTGGATGGAAATTGGCGCCGTAGCTGTTTCATCTACAAACAGGGGATGAATCAAGTCGCTTGGGTTAACCACGGTTTTGTTCATGAGGCTCCGCATTGCGGGTGTTCGGCGAAGCCTGCGCAGTCTAACTGAGGGAAAACTCATTTCGGTATCTCCTTTAAAGTGATTTGTGCCTCCGCGATTTGGGTGGCTTTTTCTTTAGCCCCATCAAAGTTGCCCTGCTGCAAAAGCGCCTGAACCGCGGAGTCCTGAATTATGTCATAGAGCACTTTTCGGCGCAGTCTTTGGTCGGAAAACTTTGCTTTCAGAAGCCTCCTCATCTGGTCTTGCAGTTTTATTTGAAGCAGGTCCTCAGGCAGGATTGTTTGCTCAATTCGTTTCCGCAAAACGCTTGCCATGGCAGGGCTTTTGCCGCTGGTCGAAATGGCGATTCTTACGTCGCCAACCTTAGCTGTGGCGGGAAGATTGAAGTCACTTGCCCTGGGGTCTTGGGGGGCGTAAACCATGCACCCAACGGATTTAGCGTAGCTTACAAGCGCGGCATTAAGGTCAGGGTTACTGGTAACTGCAACCAGCAGGTCAGGCTTAGGTATGAGTTGGTCAAAGAAAGCTTGGGCGTCGTAGACTTTTTTTTGTTGAAGCTGAATTTTTCCTTGGTCATGCAGGGTTGCTATGCCTTCTGAAAAGGATTCGCTGACGACAAGGATATGTGCGCCTGCCTCCAAGAAGTCGCTGGTTTTCCTATAACTTTCCAAGCCGCCTCCAACTACGACGACATATTTTCCGTCAACTTTGAGGTCAACAAGCATCCGCTTTGAAGCCTCCTTTAGCCATTTTGAAGCTCGGGTTTTTTTCCAGAGCAGTTTTGAAGCTATCCATAAACGCGCGGTAATCCAATGTGGTTTGCGCAGTTGGTGCCGCGAGGCTGACAATTTCATCAAGGTTTATGGAGCTTTCCGCAAGTTCAACAGCTTTGGCGCCAAATTCCTCATAGCGGATTTCCACTTCGGGGATTGCACCGCGTCCCTCCAAGTTTATGCGGGGAACAATCCCAAGCAACTCGACATGGGCATTTGCAAAAGCCTGTTTCAGAAGCTCTCGGATTTCGTCGGTTAAGTAACTCATGCGCACCTTGTTTAGGATGACACCCACGATTTTTACGCCCATGCAGCGTAGAAGATTTATGTAACTGAGGCTGCTGACCAGGGCGCCTTCGATGCCTTCCTTCTCGCAACCTACAACCAAAACTGTCGGCACCCCCAAAGCCGCGGCGACCTCAGCAGTTGCGCTCGGTTTCTGGGCGTTATCCATCAGCAACCCCGTGAAGGCACTCATGGCGCCTTCGATTAGAACGAAGTCGTAATCTTTGCTTGCGCCATGTACTGCTTCTGGGGGGGCGGTCCAGCCGCTTGGCCCGATTTTTATGGAAGAGTAGCTTTTGACGGGTTCTTTGATGAGGTACAGGGCAGGCACAATGTCTCGTATGTCGCCCCCAACTTTAACCACGCCAACGTTGTAGCCTCGTTTTTTTAGGGCACCCGCCAACCCTGTGATAACCAATGTTTTTCCTGAACCACTAGCCAGAGCGGTCACCAGCAAACTTCGAGGGGTCTTCTGGGATGCGATGCCAGTGAAGACGCTTGAGGATATGCCGACTTCGCTTTTCATTTTCTTCTGCAGTTGCGCGTTTGCAGCACGGATTTTCAAGAGCTCCGCGTCGGTTATGTCCAGCGACTTGGCTATCCCCTGCACTATTGGAGGGTTTTGGTCAAGTAAAGAATGCATAATGACGCCCACTACGTTGCCTTCACGGCTGGCAACACCTGAAATGAGGTTTTGGGAGTCATTGCGGTAGTTGAGGCGTTTTGTATGAGATACAAGGATAGGCTTAGCGTTTTGGTGAAGTGTAATTTTGCCGTAGGTGTGGCAGTGAAACCCCGCCACTTCTGCGCCCACTTGGTCGGTTAAACAGCTTGCCCCAACCACGGTGGCTTTCACTTGGTCCGTGCAAATCAGGGGCTCAAAAGTTGCGTCTAACAAACCACACCCGTCTCGAACAATTGGCACTGCGGAGAGGCGTCCGATGTCGGTTCCGCGAGACAGAATCTGAAAGCCTGAGCATACGCCCAGCACGAATTTGCCTGCCTCTGCCATTTTCAGAACTTCCCGCTCAATTTTGCCTTTTGTTGTTTGGGATTCAACGAGGCTGCCGCCGGGGATGATAAG is a window encoding:
- a CDS encoding uroporphyrinogen-III synthase, with product MVQPHLTLKGKTIAITRPRGQAEKEATIIREMGGVPYFLPTIEIRTPNNDVPTKNVIDALTERKFDYVIFMSVNGVTHIRDAAQRMKKLTGLKAGLSECWVVAVGPRTAQELQANGIRVDAVPSTYTSEGVLELLKLRGVKGKRVCIPRTSAASPALNEALVMLGAFVEEVYVYESALPGDDGLAVRFLADLSARRVDAIVFGSSMCVRNLLDMVNAGASVLYFVELLNREAVVVAIGPVTAKTLLELGIKVDVVPDKHLFEDALVALARYWACSSC
- the cobA gene encoding uroporphyrinogen-III C-methyltransferase is translated as MVIGKVFLVGAGSGDPKLLTLKAAELLQTAEVVIYDRLVSEEIISLIPDSAEKIYVGKEAGNHVVPQEKITALLVEKALAGRNVVRLKGGDPFIFGRGGEEAEALAENHVVFEVVPGVSSAVVAPMYAGIPLTHRDFASSVAIVTGHQAGEDARVVNWSQLAGAVDTIVILMGIESLPSTTQTLLEGGLDSSTPVAIIERGTSKRQRTVLGTLESIAKEAQTQKVQPPAVIVVGKVVNLGRKLSWFNPT
- the hemC gene encoding hydroxymethylbilane synthase, with amino-acid sequence MKFTVGTRGSKLSKMQTEQFLEELKRAHPDVEFDLKIIKTLGDTENAKPLFTIDSRGIFEKEIDQALIDGEVDFAVSSLKDVPTVEAAGTVVAAVPKRASPCDVLISKDRLHFNELKRGAVIGTGSLRRLAQVKLLRPDLEVQPIRGNVDTRIRKVESGEVDGVIVAEAGLQRMGLAVRISERFPLSLFPSAPGQGALAVVARRDDSPTIKFLQTVEHWQTRAEVTAERTLMLQLGGGCRVPIGAVGVASETGLSLRGVMFTLDGQSKIEAFASGKINEAEQLGKTVAASLEKQGAKKIELQWREKYGDW
- the hemL gene encoding glutamate-1-semialdehyde 2,1-aminomutase → MVESAAIVRQNKSAALFERAKKVLSGGVNSPVRAFQPNPFFVTHAQGSRLYGADAEPYLDYCMSYGALLLGHANPEIANAVKEQLLKGTIYGVPTEQEIAFAEQLQTLYPSLEMLRLVNTGTEATMHAIRAARGFTQRKKIVKFEGCFHGSHDNVLVKAGSGAATLGVPTSLGVPEETTQNTLVLPYNSCEALEEVFRREGDQIAAVITEPVMGNAGLILPNRDYLTYLRKITRENGAVLIFDEIITGFRLALGGAQEYFNIKPDLTTLGKVLGGGFPLAAFGGKKEIMQNISPAGQVYQAGTFSGNPISVSAGTALLSLLKHNHQEVYPALEKGCSELKSALVDSAANYHTDAQVYNLASMFQIFFTAQPVYDMTTAKSSNVQKFHAYFCELLRQGVFIPPAQFETCFLSTAHTPDDLNSTIAAFDKALHAASKTDGSN
- the hemB gene encoding porphobilinogen synthase, producing the protein MSFPSVRLRRLRRTPAMRSLMNKTVVNPSDLIHPLFVDETATAPISIQAMPGCFRLPLDQVVEDVRQATEQDVSAVMLFGVPAKKDATGSGAFADDGIVQQATRRLKNAFGDELVVITDVCLCEYTRHGHCGVIKDGDVENDQTLTLLQKTAVSQAQAGADMVAPSAMMDGQVQAIREGLDDAGFDQTAIMSYAVKYSSSFYGPFREAADSTPKFGDRKSYQMSYGNPSEALREAELDIDEGADIIMVKPALAYMDIVSLVKSRFHVPVAAYNVSGEYAMIKAAAQNGWIDEKAAALEVLTGLKRAGADLIITYFAKDVKTWLNQQR
- a CDS encoding bifunctional precorrin-2 dehydrogenase/sirohydrochlorin ferrochelatase, translating into MLVDLKVDGKYVVVVGGGLESYRKTSDFLEAGAHILVVSESFSEGIATLHDQGKIQLQQKKVYDAQAFFDQLIPKPDLLVAVTSNPDLNAALVSYAKSVGCMVYAPQDPRASDFNLPATAKVGDVRIAISTSGKSPAMASVLRKRIEQTILPEDLLQIKLQDQMRRLLKAKFSDQRLRRKVLYDIIQDSAVQALLQQGNFDGAKEKATQIAEAQITLKEIPK
- a CDS encoding AAA family ATPase, whose protein sequence is MNHRIGLVYVPGALPCFEMFGNLPTDLVHADGTVDGKSASTMLDMLIIPGGSLVESQTTKGKIEREVLKMAEAGKFVLGVCSGFQILSRGTDIGRLSAVPIVRDGCGLLDATFEPLICTDQVKATVVGASCLTDQVGAEVAGFHCHTYGKITLHQNAKPILVSHTKRLNYRNDSQNLISGVASREGNVVGVIMHSLLDQNPPIVQGIAKSLDITDAELLKIRAANAQLQKKMKSEVGISSSVFTGIASQKTPRSLLVTALASGSGKTLVITGLAGALKKRGYNVGVVKVGGDIRDIVPALYLIKEPVKSYSSIKIGPSGWTAPPEAVHGASKDYDFVLIEGAMSAFTGLLMDNAQKPSATAEVAAALGVPTVLVVGCEKEGIEGALVSSLSYINLLRCMGVKIVGVILNKVRMSYLTDEIRELLKQAFANAHVELLGIVPRINLEGRGAIPEVEIRYEEFGAKAVELAESSINLDEIVSLAAPTAQTTLDYRAFMDSFKTALEKNPSFKMAKGGFKADAC